The following nucleotide sequence is from Capra hircus breed San Clemente chromosome 16, ASM170441v1, whole genome shotgun sequence.
TACATGTTGGCTGCTTGTTGTCCCAAATCCCAGAGGAGGTACACTGTAAGTGCTGGGGTCCAGTGAGTTTATATCCTTCCTGACACTCAAACGTACAGGTAGTGTTCCATGGGAGGCTTCCATGGTTTTGGGAACAGTTTACAACTCCGTTGTCTGGATTTGACAAAGCATCACACTTAACCACTAGGGATTTGAAAGAACACCATGAAATTTTAAAGATGAGTGAGATATTCACTTCTTGAACTGGAGTTTATAACACAGTAAGGAAACTACCATCAGAGAGTAGAACTCAAAGCCTGAGGTTACCTTCTGGGGACATGCACACCCACAATAAAGTTGTTatgtttttttcttgaaattttcatcCTCTCTGATTGACTTTGACTATGCTAAGTGGTTCCTGATCGTTTTACCTGGCTTATTTtacaaaaggcaaaaacaaaggaaaatagcaGATTCTAGATCAGGATTTATGACtagttgtgattaaaaaaaaaaaatcccagcagACACAGAACATTCATTTCTTTTATCCCAGCAAGACCtggaggatggagaaggaaatggcaacccactccagcattcttgcctgggaaatcccacagacagaggagctatagtccatggggtcacaaaagagtcagacatgacttggtgactaaacaataagACCTGGAGGAAAGagtttttctgtcttttcctaagaagataaaacagagagaaaaggatATATTGAGGCTGCTTGGTTATCATGATCTTCAATGGTCCAATTGCATGGATGAAATTCAACAGAGACAGGAGAGAGGAAGTCATTCAGAGTTTGAGAGGGCAGTTCCACAGTTCTGTGTTCCCTTACACATCACGAGAGCCTCAGAAACACTCATGCCAAATACAGGATCAAAACTTTTCTCAAAGCCAGCTGGTACCATATTGGCCCTATATACACTGGCTGAGAGAACAAGTTGAATTGGAATTTAATTAGAATAAGTTTAGAAGGAACTTTCCCTGAAGTGCTGAAAATGGcatagtgaagtgaaatgaagttgctcagtcgtgtctgactctttgcgaacccatagactgtagcctacaaagctcctctgtccatggaattttccaagcaagagtactagagagggttgccatttcctcctccaggggatcttccccacccagggatcaaagccgggtctcctgcattgcaggcagacgctttaccgtctgagccaccagggaaccaagGGGATGAGAGATGAATTGGAGAATGCTCTATGCTTTCTGAGAGAGACTTACCGTTGCATTTTGGGAGAGGAGTGCTCCATTCTCCAGAGGACATGCACCGAGCAGCCTCTGTGCTGCTTGGGAGGTAGCCCTCTGCACAGCTGATGGAGCAGGAAGAGTTGTAGGTGAATTTCCCCAAAGGGTTGCAAACCAGATGTCCATGCTCAGGATGTTTCTGTGCCTGACAGGTCACagctgaaaaaggaaaacaaatcagtTCTGCTCCTCTCTCACCCTGTAGCACGTGGGAAGAACCCTGGAAACCAGAACTACTATTTATCAAACGTCaggcaccaggcttcccaggtggcactagtggtaaagaacctgcctgccaatgcaggagacaaaagagacctgggttagatccctgggttgggaagttcccctggaggaaggcacagcaacgcattccagtattcttgcctggagaatcccatggacagaggaacctggagggccacaatccatggagtcgcagagagtcatacatgactaacGGGACTCAGCGAAGAACAGGCACTATGAAAATGTCATGTCTGCATTTGTTCACATCATCCAAACCATAAGCCTATGAAGTTGGTACTCTTTTGTCCTCGTTTTACAATGAGAAACTTGGGACTTGAGAGTTTACCTCGCTGTTGTCAAGGTGCCATAACTACTAAGAGGTGGATCTGGGATTCAAACACAGGAGGAGCTGATTTCACAGCTTCAGCTCTTAACCTCCTTCTGACTCCGTATGCTCCAGCGAAGGGAAAGCATGCAGACCTGACGCCAAAACCAACTGGGACATAAAGTGCTCCTACAATCTCAAGTGAAGGAAAAGGTGAGACCAAGCCTTACCTTGCTCACACCTGAGGCCCTTGAAGCCAGGGTGGCACTGGCAAGTGTGGTTGTTGATGGTCTCCACACATTCACCACGGCTGCTGCAGGATGTGGGGGTACAGGCAGCTGTGGAAAAGACAATCCGTGGGGACTGCTGTTATTATGCTTCAACTGAGTTTCTTTGAATTTAGGATCGACGATGTGTAACAGGGATGTCACCAATGATACAGAGTGTCAGAGATTTTAATAGAGGTGCTTGATGAAATGCCCAAGCTGAGTTTTAAGCTCAAAAATTTCAAACCCTGATGTTAATATCAGAGGTAGAGCTGTAACTGGCACCCAAAATAGAAAAGTCACTTTATCACAAATTCTAAAGAGAATTCTCCTACTGCAAATAAATAACAAGTAACTAAAAAGTGTGTTATACGTGTGCATACACACTGTATATAAGTATgtgatggtttagtcgctaagtcatgtctgactctttgagactgcatggactgtagcctgccaggctcctctgtccgtgggattcctctcggcaagaatactagagtgggttgccacttccttctccaggggatcttccgcacccagggactgaacctgagtctcctgcattgcaggtggtttctttaccacctgagtcactggggaagccacatatgcatatatttaggTCTATACTTatatatagcttccctggtggctcagtaggtaaagaatctgccttcaatccaagagattcaggttcagtccctggatggggaagacccccggagaagcaaatggcaacccactccagtattcttgcctgggaaatcccatgaacagagaagccttgtgggccacagtccatggagtcataagagtcagacacgacttagcaactaaatcaccaccacacataaatacatacattctTAACTACATTCAcacaaagaagcaaaaagaggCAAATTTCAGGTGTTTAAACATTTCAAATAGAATGTGTACAACCTGTATCTTTTTAGAACATAAAATCCACACAATAGAGACCAGTCTTGGTATACAGTCAACAATCTGTCAAGATGTTCACACACAACACCTCCCTCCCACTGCTGCCGCAGACTCCCTACCTTTGTAACACAAGGCGAACTTCTTTTTGGTGCAGTTCTCATCATTCCACTTGCCTGAGTCCTTTTCTCTCTTAATGTAGATCTCTACACAGTCCTCATCAGTTTGCTTATTGTTCGGTTCACCTGGAGCCCAGTTTGTGGCTTCTTTAGTCAAAGACTTATTGGTCCCTATCCAGGTCCATGTACCGTTGATCTTTCTGATTCCAATCCAGTAGTAACTCGGTGAGTGGCTGAATGTGGAGTTCAGGTATTCAATCTCTTCCTGGTTTTGAATTGCAACTAGAGCTGTGTAAGTTTTCTGGCAATAATCTCTGGCCGCCTCAAAAGTCATGATTTCCGTGGATGCGTGGTAAGACCAGGTTCTACTTTCTTTAAACAGAAGCACTAAGGGGGAAAACATGAGAGGAATGGGAAAGTTTAGCCCTGCTGTGGTTTGACTCTGTTAGCTGAatcttttgttgtcttttttttggaATCTAGTGGCCTTTgtgtgcgtgcctgctcagtcgcttcagccgtgtctgactctttgtggccccatggaccatagcccgccagtctcctctgtccatgagattctccaggcaagaatactggagtgggttgccatgtgcttctccaggggatcttcctgacccagggatcaaacccacgtctcctgcattgcaggtggcttcttcactgctgaggcaccagggaagccccttagtggCCTTTGGGatgattcaatttttttttccaaagtaagaatttcttggaaaatttttttccaaagtaaaaCGGGTACAAATGGAGAAACTACCATTTactgtgtttctcttttgtaattgaCCTTCCACTTGGTGCTTCACCCACTATAACATATCAATACACCTACCTAATAGTAGAATAATAATCAGAATAACTAAGCTTTTTTGAGCACTAAATATACGCCACCAAGCACTGTCTGAGGCACTTTACATgagccatgatattgaatggctccTCAAAAGGCTTCTGGGAAATAGATTATTTATGATCACTGTTTATACCTAAGGGAGCTGAGACACAAAGAGGTAAATGGCTCCTAGCCCAGGGCACAACACATTATGAGGAGGAGCCCAAGATGCTGCTAAACAACCTACATTACACTTGGCAGCCCCCCACAAGGAAGACTTACCTGGTCCAAAATACCAGTAGTGCTAAGGATAAGAAATTTTAGTCTATCAACTGACATTGACTTACCGAAAGTGAGAGCAGAGAGATACTGTGAAGCAATCATGACTTCAAGAGTTCTTCTGATCCAAAGATTAGACTTGAAAATGCTTTTCTGGTGGGGGAAGTACAAAATTAATTATAGAATGAACTCCCAGGCTACCAGATACCCAGATCATTCTACAATGATGTGTAGAGTGGCATCATAAGATGTTTAGATTAAAGGATTATAATCTTGTGCCACAAGGTTTATTTCAAAGAAGTCTGCCCAAGGGAATCAGTACAGAAGTTAAGATTTTCATAATTTCAGTCAAAAATAAAAGTCAGGTTTTAACTAGTCTGAATACAATAAGAGCTTGCACAGATCTTCTATGGAAGGCTTTTTGCATATCTGTTCATATTCATGATCTGTGCTTCATGGTCAAGACTGCTCTTGTAAAGATTTCTTGCACTTACTGTTCAGTATCAGATTCCTCCCgtgttgctgctgcttctgttttgtgccaCTCCGCAGATTTTGATGTGAGGTCAGCCAAGAATAGTAGAGCCTTGCTCCTGCTGGAACCATCCTTTATAGGATAGCTCGCTTCCTGTGAGTAATACAGATATGTCCAAACCCAGTAAAGAGGAATTCCCAGCAATTCCACAGTGCTAAAAATTACAATGATGTCAAAATGAGTTCTCCTTTTTaatgtgtctttttattttagatgAATTCTATTAATACGACACAAAGGCATGGTTTTCATTCTATTAACATAAAATCCATgtctttagaaagttttaaaatgtggctTATTAGCAGTCCCTTTCCTGAAATTGTGGTAGTAATCAGAATTTTatcaactgaagtgaactaagaATAGTTTTGTCATCTATGGGCTATTACTCTTGATTTTCTTACTGCATACCAGTCAATAATGGGTCATCactcactttttttctctttctcaccttCCAATTCAACTCATTTTAAGGTACATTGTCTCACAGAGGTAatgttaattattaaataaatgttaatcCTCAGATTCTATGCATAGTTTTGACTAAATTACTAGAAATAGTATCTCCCACTTACATGTCTGAAATAATTCCTTGTttcttaaatataagaaaaatgagaaacagaTATGCCATCTGGAAAGTGTTCATGATTTGTTCAgtgagaaaataaagatgaaaactaTACATATTTGTATTTAATTGAACCAAATTTGGtttgaaaaatttaaatgtgaattgcaaaaagaaaaaaaaatttaatgtatcaAAATGTCAACAATAGATTTCTATAGGGCAGGATTTAGGGGTTATTTTTATAAGCTTCATGATTATTTTCAGCATTTTGCAGTTTTTGCAATGACCCTCTATTACTTTTATAGTAAAATGAACACAGTTTAAAGAATTCTGTGTcaaatataactatatatatagttatcaccttcatatatgtatatataatatcacTGATTCCTGCTCTTTATAGTGGCATTTCTTTGGGGGGATTATATACAATACAATCACCATTCCCTATCTCTGCATCCCATCTAATTCAAATGGTAGAGACAGTAAATGGGAaccttttaattttcatatccTGTAGAGATCAAGTGAAGCTAATCTTCTACAGTTACAGCTTTTAAAAACAGGACATCTAACAATGTACTCTCAGCAGACATGAAGTAGTCGTGAGGGGGTTGAGGGGGACATAACAGGTTTATTTCTCTCATTACTTGTTATCACCCTGGTTCTTTCTGTGTACATAAAGACCTAAACCAAacaggaaaagaggagaaaaattccAACAAATACAACTGacttaaaaagtaaatgaataaccCACTTAGCTAATTTAACTCCTAAATATGCTCAACTTTTAACAGAGAATATATACCATCCACCCTCCCACTGTCCTATATTTTCCAGATGTTagcattattttaactttttatcaaACTTTACTTTTGTAAATgtggttgttgttgctcagtaaATGTGAAAAGTAATCGGTCACAGTGTTTGTTTAGATTTTAGAGAAAGATGTGAAGCTGGGTTAATATTAATATTGTTAATCTATATGTATGTTAATTTTCAACAAGTTGTGAACACATGATTTGTCACTTAAAAATGTGTACCGTAGGCAGATCTTTATCTGACACAATAATAAAGTAcctaataattattttgaaaatagaagTTAGTCATAACAGCCAGAGATAACTACATTTACTATTACAATTTTTCATAACTAAATTaagtttgtctttttcctttctcattagttcacaaatatctaaaaatatctCCAATGGTGGTACAGTCCCTATTTCATTTACTATATATGTCCTGGACTCCCCAATTATAATCTGTAACATATATTGAACCTTCACCATGTGCCAGGCCTTGTTCTAAGTTTTTTACATATTCatctacatatttatttaattcttacaatagCCTATGAAATAGGCATTCTTATGATCCCCGcaatacagatgaagaaactgaggaacCAAGGATTTTACGGGTCTCAGCTAAAAGCACGGAGCTAAGGAGTTGAAACCTGGGCAGTCTCCGGAGCCAGCTTCCTTAACTGCTATATTCCAGTCTTTGGTTTCTCTTGTTATTTTGCCCCACGACGAGCCTCCCTATTCTTCCCAAGTCTCCAGTCTTCCCCTTGCCCTCTTTTTCCCAAGCCTCCAATCTCTTCTTCCCAAGAGCGGTGTGATAGTCCCAGCTCTCCCTCAGAGTGGCTGTGTCCTGCGTCCTGAGACATGAAGGCAGGAAGGGAACTAAGGGGCAGTAAGCAGTAGACAGAAGATACAGTCAAAGTAGACTCTAGGTTCTCAGCTCCGGCAGGAAAGTGGATGAAGAAAGAAGCAAGGCAGGCTGAGTTACACCAGGGAAAGTTTTGATCCCTGTATCACACTTTCCAGGAGATCCTGATTTTAAAGCAGGTTCTCTCTGTGGCTAAAGGGTACAGGGACATACCCCAATACCAAAAAAGAGGGATATGAAAAATAAGGAATAGAAGCAATAGTGAGTAAAGGTaacttattattattgttattaccaCCAGAAGTATAATATTCCAAATTCACTCACCCTTACAGTTATCCTGCATTCTCCCAGAATATTTTCCACATGCCTGTCCCCTGAGGTTGGGACCACAAATCAAGTACCTGGCCACTAAGAGTGGAGGGGCTTTCTTTTGACTGTAGAGTTGCTGAAAGAGGCCATAGACAGACCTCATTTGCCTGTCATAGAGAGATGCCAGCACGGTGAGGGCCAGGAGTGGGTTGACAGATGGACTGTAGCTTCTTCACCTGCTTTTTTTGTATCAGAGTCTGATGAGGGGGCACCCTCACTTGGAGGATCGAAGAATGAGTTGAAGGGGAAATCAGGTGAGCACTGAATAGCTGGGGGTGTTGAATATTATCTCCCCTTCCCCAAATGAACTTAATGCCCCCACATAGCAGGCTGATTAGAGGTGCCTCAAGGCCACCTGGAATCTCCCAAGCTTAGAAGATGCAGCTGGCTATCCCTGAATAGCTCCATTTTCAACCCCGGCCTCATATGGACACCCTCTTACAATCTCCAACTTGgggaggcaaggagaaaaggaaagaagataatCCAAAGACGGGCACACCTCGGGTGCCGCCCTTCCTGGCGTCATCATCACTTTCCTGAAAGTGCGCTGCCTGGCCTCTCCACATCCTGTAATGGGGCACCAAGGACTTTAAACACTTTTCCTGCTGCCCCCCAGGCAAGCTCATTCTCATCTTTATGGCGAAGGGACATCCCTGCGGGAGTGAGGGAGAGCCGGAAAGAGGATGTCAAGATTCCCAAGGCAAATGTTACAGTTTTACTCAAGGCCATCCAGTTCATCTTCTATAGTGAGGGACAATAAAAGCTATGGACAGGGGATTATTGGGTTGAATGGGAAGTAGCATGGGCCGTAAGTACATATGGCAAGACCACCTGTTAAAAAGTGTGAATTTAGCTTTGGTTCCTCAGTTCCCTCAGCTGAAAGGAACTATGACCCATGGGCAGTGGCCTTCCTGAGGTTCTGGGTTCCCTCACCTCTGGGCAGTGTTGTGAGGTGCTTCTTTTTGAAAGCCTTGGTAACTTGCCCCCAAATTTGACTCTGCTAACATCTAAAGTACTTCTGTAGAGTCTAAGGTAGGGAGTGCATgcgggctaagttgcttcagtcgtgtccagttctttgcgaccctttggactatagctcaccaggcttccctgtccttgggattctgcaggcaagaatattggagtgggtttccatgccctcctccaagggatcaaaCGTGGGTTCGATGTTACCTgctttgacaggtgggttctttaccactagtgccacttgggaagctgaaGGTAGAAAGGGGAAATCCTAATAAAGATTCAATCCTACTTGGAGTATACAAATATGATATTTCTTGCACACTCAAAATTGTGAA
It contains:
- the SELE gene encoding E-selectin; translation: MIASQYLSALTFVLLFKESRTWSYHASTEIMTFEAARDYCQKTYTALVAIQNQEEIEYLNSTFSHSPSYYWIGIRKINGTWTWIGTNKSLTKEATNWAPGEPNNKQTDEDCVEIYIKREKDSGKWNDENCTKKKFALCYKAACTPTSCSSRGECVETINNHTCQCHPGFKGLRCEQAVTCQAQKHPEHGHLVCNPLGKFTYNSSCSISCAEGYLPSSTEAARCMSSGEWSTPLPKCNVVKCDALSNPDNGVVNCSQNHGSLPWNTTCTFECQEGYKLTGPQHLQCTSSGIWDNKQPTCKAVTCAAISHPQNGTVKCSHSLVGEFAFKSSCHFTCAEGFALQGPAQVECTAQGQWTQQVPVCEVVRCSRLDVSGKLNMNCNGEPVLGTECMFACPEGWTLNGSVALTCGATGHWSGMLPTCEAPTVSQTPLAVGLSTAGVSLVTIPSFLFWLLKRLQKKAKKFSPASSCSSLKSNGCYSAPSELV